A single window of Candidatus Hydrogenedentota bacterium DNA harbors:
- a CDS encoding Do family serine endopeptidase, with product MNKIKFTKSTLGLAGAAVATAGLFSLYDAPVALGNDATPGIAALQNLSDTYVQVAEQTSNGVVFIEISKTMASPAAFGEGFDGPGSPFRHFFGPGGIPGFRQGPQGDQMPMPVGTGSGFIITSDGYIVTNNHVAAEADGLKVTLQDGRVFDATVVGTDPQTEVALLKVDATGLPTVTLGDSDKVRVGEWVLAVGSPFGLDHTVTSGIVSAQGRSEVGIVDYANFIQTDAAINPGNSGGPLINLHGEVIGMNTAILSSSGGSNGIGFAIPVNMVKSVVDDLKDDGKVQRGYLGVHIQNISPEMSKWFDIEAGQGALVAEVAEGSPAEQAGLQKDDVVVSIDGQVVKDAGALRSRVATSAPNKELKLEVLRNGERMEKSVTLGQLDSDGVASSGNAPAGSPSRLGIQLQNLDENIANQLGFTGDGGVVISAVEPGSQAAREGLARGMVITEVNRIPVKNVQEFKEALEKGKKDGSVLLNIQQEGHSRYVAMKLS from the coding sequence ATGAATAAAATTAAATTTACCAAATCAACCCTCGGCCTCGCCGGCGCCGCCGTGGCCACCGCCGGTCTGTTTTCACTCTACGATGCCCCCGTGGCCCTGGGAAACGATGCGACCCCCGGTATCGCCGCGCTGCAAAACCTCAGCGACACCTACGTGCAGGTCGCGGAGCAAACCTCCAATGGCGTCGTGTTCATCGAGATCAGCAAGACGATGGCGTCGCCCGCCGCGTTCGGCGAGGGCTTCGACGGCCCTGGCAGTCCCTTCCGCCACTTCTTCGGCCCCGGCGGTATCCCTGGATTTCGCCAGGGGCCCCAGGGCGACCAAATGCCCATGCCCGTGGGCACCGGATCGGGTTTCATAATTACCTCGGATGGTTACATCGTCACGAACAATCACGTGGCTGCGGAAGCGGATGGACTGAAAGTCACCCTGCAGGACGGTCGTGTCTTTGACGCCACCGTCGTGGGCACCGATCCCCAGACTGAAGTGGCCCTTCTGAAAGTGGACGCCACCGGTCTTCCGACCGTTACCCTCGGCGACTCCGACAAGGTGCGCGTGGGCGAGTGGGTGCTGGCCGTGGGCAGCCCCTTCGGCCTCGACCACACCGTGACCTCTGGTATCGTCAGCGCCCAGGGCCGGAGTGAAGTCGGCATCGTGGACTATGCGAACTTTATCCAGACGGACGCCGCCATCAACCCCGGCAACTCCGGCGGCCCGCTGATTAACCTTCATGGCGAAGTCATCGGCATGAACACCGCCATCCTCAGCAGCAGCGGCGGCAGCAACGGTATCGGATTTGCCATTCCGGTGAATATGGTCAAGAGCGTCGTGGACGATCTGAAAGACGACGGCAAGGTCCAGCGCGGTTACCTGGGCGTGCACATTCAGAATATCTCGCCCGAAATGTCCAAGTGGTTTGATATCGAAGCGGGCCAGGGCGCCCTCGTAGCCGAAGTCGCCGAGGGGTCACCCGCGGAACAGGCCGGCCTGCAGAAGGACGACGTCGTCGTCAGTATCGACGGCCAGGTCGTGAAGGATGCCGGTGCGCTTCGCAGCCGCGTGGCCACCTCCGCCCCGAACAAGGAACTGAAACTGGAAGTTCTTCGAAATGGCGAACGGATGGAGAAGAGCGTGACGCTCGGACAACTGGATTCTGATGGCGTGGCCAGCAGCGGAAATGCCCCGGCGGGCAGCCCGTCCCGCCTTGGCATACAACTCCAGAACCTGGACGAGAACATTGCGAACCAACTGGGCTTCACCGGTGACGGCGGTGTGGTGATTTCCGCCGTCGAGCCGGGTTCTCAGGCCGCCCGCGAAGGCCTCGCCCGAGGCATGGTCATCACGGAGGTAAATCGAATCCCCGTAAAAAACGTCCAAGAGTTCAAGGAAGCCCTGGAGAAGGGAAAGAAGGACGGATCGGTACTGCTCAACATCCAGCAGGAAGGCCATTCCCGCTACGTTGCGATGAAGCTCTCGTAA
- a CDS encoding lecithin retinol acyltransferase family protein, whose translation MARGDHIKVRRYGGLYSHHGIDMGDGTVIHFSGEPCRRGDARVCRADLESFLAGGRLTVVRHRGPVRPPDDVAAAAEDGLHRQDYSLLHNNCEHFATWCKTGRRHSGQVRRALRLAGATAGASLALLWPVLAARRATSR comes from the coding sequence ATGGCACGAGGGGATCACATCAAGGTGCGTCGTTACGGCGGGCTTTACAGCCACCACGGAATCGACATGGGCGACGGCACCGTCATCCATTTCTCCGGCGAACCCTGTCGGCGGGGCGACGCCCGGGTCTGCCGTGCGGATCTTGAATCCTTCCTGGCGGGCGGGCGGCTCACGGTGGTGCGCCATCGCGGGCCGGTGCGCCCCCCGGATGACGTGGCCGCCGCCGCCGAAGACGGCCTCCATCGGCAGGACTATTCCCTCCTGCACAATAATTGCGAACACTTCGCCACCTGGTGCAAGACGGGCCGCCGACACAGCGGGCAGGTGCGCCGCGCACTGCGGCTCGCAGGGGCCACCGCCGGCGCCTCGCTTGCGCTCCTGTGGCCCGTGCTCGCCGCGCGCAGGGCGACCTCGCGATAA